Genomic DNA from Syntrophomonadaceae bacterium:
AAAGGCTTTGCAGCTGTTGCAGGAACAGGGCCAGCCAACAGCCGGGGTAAAAGAGCATTTTTCCGGGCTCATCAATTCCCTGGCGGCCCAGATTGCCCTTTTAGAGCACCAAAGAGCCCAGGGAAAAATTATGGCCCCGATGGACGGCATAGTCAGAGACGTCCACATCAAGGCCGGGTCTGTGCTTGCCCCAGGTATGCCAGTGATCACCCTGTTTGATGCTAAGGAATTGCAGGTAGAAGTGTTTCTCCTGCCGGCCGATGTGTTGCAGGTTGAACCTGGTCTTGGGGTAAGGCTAATACAGGAAAGTCCCTTTGGCGATAAGAATTTTGCCGGAACTGTTGCTAAAATTGCCCCCGGCGCAACGGAAAGGATTTCTCCCTTGGGTCTTGTTGAGCAGAGGGTAAAAGTGGATATCAAGCTGGAGGGTGATCTGAAAGAAATTCGTCCCGGCTACAACCTGGAAGCAGAGTTTGTTACCCATCAAGAAGAAGGCAGGCTGGTCGTCCCTAAAACCGTTCTCTTCCCCTATCAAGGCCAGGACGCCCTCTGGCTGATCAGGGAGGGTCGGGCAGCGATCCAACCGGTAACAACGGGCCTTAGCGCCGACGAGGAGATTGTGATCACAGAAGGGTTAAAGCCGGGGGACAGAGTAATCAAAAATCCCCGGCTGGAGGGGCTAAAGCCCGGAAGATCGGTAGTCGGTAGTCAGTAGCCCGGGGGTTCAGAATTCTTACTGCTATTATCAGGAGAGAGACTGCCTTGTTAAAAAGAACCAGCCATCCAAACGGAATTACCCAGATCAGCTTGGCTGCAACCTGGTGGGGCCGCCCTCTGATGTTCTGTCATGCCTATCTGGCTGACGGACTCTTGATTGACTGCGGTCACCCGCTGGGTGCCAGGGAGTTTGCCGCCTGGCTGAAAACTGCCCCTGTTGAGCAGGCCGTACTTACTCACTACCATGAGGACCATGCGGGAAACATCCCCGTTCTCAACAGCCGGGGCATCGTTCCCTTTGCTCATCATGCGGCTTTGGACTGGCTTCATAACCCACCGCGCCTGCTTTTATATGAAAGAGTATTATGGGGGCAAAGCCAGCCGGGTAAGGCAGCTCCTGTGGGTGACCACATTCTGACGTCCCGTCACTGTTTCCGGGTTATCCTTACTCCCGGCCACACCCAGGATCATCTGGTTCTGCTGGAGGAAAGGGAAGGGTGGCTTTTTGCGGGAGACCTTTACCTGGGTGAACGCCTCTATTACCTCCGGGGCGAGGAGCGTGTCGGCCAGATGATCGCATCCCTGGACACAGTTCTGGCGGCGGATTTCGATCTGGTTTTTTGCGCTCACCGGGGTTTGGTTAGGGAGGGAAAAAGGCGCCTGGCAAAAAAGAGGGACTTTCTGGTAGAAAACCGGGAATTGGCGCGGGACCTCTTTCAGCAAGGCAAGAGCGAAAATGAAATCGCCCGCCGCCTTTTTGGCCGCGAAGGATGGATGACCTGGGTGACAGCGGGGGATCTCTCCAAAAATAAACTGGTCCGCTCTTTGCTTTCCGATCAGGAGTAAGGGGCAGGCTTAAACATATAATTACTGAAGAGCAGGAAGAATGACCGGGGTTAGCGAATATTTTAACATCAAGGGGCAGTAATGATCGCATCTCAGAGCCGGCTATGCGGCAGATTGAGAACCGTTACTGGTTCCGCTGGGTTCCTAATTAAAGCATCTAATTAAGCGGGAGGAAAAGCCACAAATGAAAAAACTGGGTCTTGCGGGTCTGGTAATAGGTTTGATTATCCTGACTATGCTTCTTATGGGTTGTGATCAAAGTGAAAATGATCTCCGCTTGCCCAAGGAGCCTGCGCTTCCATCAGCCACATATCCAAAAGGACAATACTATGATGTGATTGTAGTGGGGGGCGAGCCCGAAGGGGTGGCAGCAGCCATTGCCGCGGCCCGTTTAGGGGCGCGGACGCTTTTGCTGGAGAAACGGTCTGGCTTAGGCGGCTTGATGACCTTTGGCAAGTTAAACTCTATCGATATGAACTATGGCCCCAAGGGTGAACTGCTTACCCGGGGAGTCTTCGAGGAATTCTTTAAAAAGATAGATGGAGATTCCTTTGACGTAGCGCAGGCCAAGAAAGCCTTTCATCAAATGGTGGAAAAGGAACAGAACATTACTTTATTGCTTAATACAAAATTTGTAACCCCGGTGATGAGCCCTGAAGGCGACAAGATACTGGGAGTAGAAGTCGACAAAGCAGGCGAACAGCTCTTCTTTTATGCCGGGCGGATCATTGATGCCACTCAGGATGCCGATGTGGCCGCCGCAACCGGTGTCCCCTACACTATTGGATCTGAGGACATCGGTATTTATAAAAACATGGCCCAAACCCTGGTTTTTGGTGTCGGCGGTGTGGACTGGAGAGAGATCATGCGGGTATTAAATGGAGATAAAGATCCTCATACAGGTGCAAATCAGCTCAGTGCCTGGGGTTTTGGGCGGGAAATGAAAAATTACCAGCCTAGCAATCCCAGGGTCAGGATGCGCGGTCTTAATATCGGCCGCCAACAGGATGGGTCAGTATTAATTAACGCTCTCCATATTTTTGGGGTGGATGGACTAGACCCGAAAGCTAAGGCAGAAGGCATTGCCTTGGCTGAAGCTGAGCTGCCCCGGATTGTAGAGTTTTTGCGCCAAAACATACCCGGGTTTAAAAACGGCTATTTGGCAGCGGTTGCGCCAGAACTCTATGTCCGACAGACACGCCATATCCAAGGGGAGTATACCCTTACGATCCTGGACGTATTAGAGAACCGGGACTTCCCCGATCGGATTGCCCATGGCTCTTATCCGGTGGATATCCAGTCTACCAGCCCGGCAAACCATGGCTTTGTGATTGGCGATCCTCAAAAGTACAGTATTCCCTTCCGTTGCCTGGTGCCGCTTAAAGTAGACAACCTTTTGGTGGCAGGACGTTCTGCTTCTTTCTCCTCCTTGGCTATGGGCAGCGCCAGGGTTATCCCTATCGGTATGGCGACCGGGCAGGCAGCGGGGGTTGCCAGTGTATACAGCCTATATAAAGGAATCACCCCCAGAGATCTGGCTTTTAACCAGGAAGGGATCAGTGATGTGCAAAGGCTGTTGATTGCTCAAGGGGCATACCTGAAACCCTTTGACATTAAAAATCCCTGGGCCGGCTACTGGTGGTACCCTTATGTCAGAGCT
This window encodes:
- a CDS encoding HlyD family efflux transporter periplasmic adaptor subunit; this encodes MKKKVKWAIAGMLLLALAIYGVAQALRPLQVETLLIKPQTIAKSFTEEGLVVPALEKTIHTEAGGKVAKVAVAEGDLVPQGKLLAEMDTTALDFQLASLRGQLLSIEGQRLQSLRPASETQLVQQRLALEQAVVQLAAARAEFERVAVLYQAGAVSKGNYEAAEKAVRQMELLAAQQEKALQLLQEQGQPTAGVKEHFSGLINSLAAQIALLEHQRAQGKIMAPMDGIVRDVHIKAGSVLAPGMPVITLFDAKELQVEVFLLPADVLQVEPGLGVRLIQESPFGDKNFAGTVAKIAPGATERISPLGLVEQRVKVDIKLEGDLKEIRPGYNLEAEFVTHQEEGRLVVPKTVLFPYQGQDALWLIREGRAAIQPVTTGLSADEEIVITEGLKPGDRVIKNPRLEGLKPGRSVVGSQ
- a CDS encoding MBL fold metallo-hydrolase encodes the protein MLKRTSHPNGITQISLAATWWGRPLMFCHAYLADGLLIDCGHPLGAREFAAWLKTAPVEQAVLTHYHEDHAGNIPVLNSRGIVPFAHHAALDWLHNPPRLLLYERVLWGQSQPGKAAPVGDHILTSRHCFRVILTPGHTQDHLVLLEEREGWLFAGDLYLGERLYYLRGEERVGQMIASLDTVLAADFDLVFCAHRGLVREGKRRLAKKRDFLVENRELARDLFQQGKSENEIARRLFGREGWMTWVTAGDLSKNKLVRSLLSDQE
- a CDS encoding FAD-dependent oxidoreductase encodes the protein MKKLGLAGLVIGLIILTMLLMGCDQSENDLRLPKEPALPSATYPKGQYYDVIVVGGEPEGVAAAIAAARLGARTLLLEKRSGLGGLMTFGKLNSIDMNYGPKGELLTRGVFEEFFKKIDGDSFDVAQAKKAFHQMVEKEQNITLLLNTKFVTPVMSPEGDKILGVEVDKAGEQLFFYAGRIIDATQDADVAAATGVPYTIGSEDIGIYKNMAQTLVFGVGGVDWREIMRVLNGDKDPHTGANQLSAWGFGREMKNYQPSNPRVRMRGLNIGRQQDGSVLINALHIFGVDGLDPKAKAEGIALAEAELPRIVEFLRQNIPGFKNGYLAAVAPELYVRQTRHIQGEYTLTILDVLENRDFPDRIAHGSYPVDIQSTSPANHGFVIGDPQKYSIPFRCLVPLKVDNLLVAGRSASFSSLAMGSARVIPIGMATGQAAGVASVYSLYKGITPRDLAFNQEGISDVQRLLIAQGAYLKPFDIKNPWAGYWWYPYVRALLSLGVISGGYENNWRQDEIMPEKAFVNIAWEVAQRRAPGQIDGVALRRLAKQNVPLTGVKALQLQMVLRGLDPNSIPPEQIKQHFVDQGWLNQDILSRWQGDNMPLPRSMGYAMMVETFRQLGILPRE